TTGCCTCGGCCACCGAGCACCGGATCGACGTGGGGATCGCCGGTGAGCGAGTGTTCGTAGGCACCGCGACCGCAGGTTTCGACGCACTCACCAACGAGCGCGCGAACCGGTTACGACGGATCCGCGGGCCGGTCGTGTACACCGCGGCCGGCGTTCGAACTGCGCTGACCGTCAAGCCTTTTCGATTCGCAGTGCGAACCGACGGTCCGGACGGCGCGCGAGAGGAATCGTTCGAGGGCTGGAACGTGCACATCGGAAATTCCGGACGCCACGGAGGCGGCCTGGCCGCAACGCCCGGCGGCGATCTCACCGACGGCCTGCTCGACGTCCTTGTCTCGCGTGGACGTCGGTTCGATCAGCTGGCGGCGTCCGCGCTGCTGGAACGCGGCGGCCAACATGTCCGGTTGCCGTATGTCGACCGGTGGCGGGCGACGAGGATCGAACTGACCGCGACGGACGCCGCCGGCCGGCCATTGGTGCTGTTCGCCGACGGTGACCCGCACACCCGAACCCCGGTGACGGTCGAGGTGCGTGCGGGCGCGCTGCGCTTGTTCCACTGAACGGCGAAGGTCTGCACGGACCGTGTCCGTGCAGACCTTCGCCACAGCCGGGTCAGTGACCCGAGTTGATGCCGTTGTCTTTGGTGAGCGGCTTCTCGTTGTGCCCGTGCGAGCGGTACAGGCGCGCCTCGTCCTCGTCGGTGATCGTGCCGATCCCCGGGCCGTAGGAGAAGACAGGGCCCTCCTCCTGCTCCTTGCGTCCGATGATGTTGAACAGGATGTTCATCAGGATCGCGCAGATCGCTGCTGACGTGATGCCCGAGTCGAAGATCGTGCGGAACCAGCTCGGGAAGTGCTCGTACGCTCCACGCTGCACGATCGGCAGCATGCCGAAGGCGAGCGAGGTCGCCACGATCACGATGTTGGCGTTACCGCTGAAGTCGACCTCCTTCAGCGTGCGGATACCGGACGCGGCCACGGTGCCGAACAGCACCAGACCAGCACCACCGAGCACCGGCATGGGAACCGCCGCGATCGCTGCGCCGAGCTTGGGCAGCAGGCCGAGCAGGATCAGGATTCCACCGCCGTAGGCGACGACGTAGCGGCTGCGGATGCCGGTGATCGCGACCAGACCGACGTTCTGCGCGAAGGCGCTGAGCGAGAAGCCGTTGAAGACGGCGGCCAGGGCGGTCGAGCCGGTGTCGGCACGCAGACCGTTCGCGACGGTCTCGCGGTCGGCCGGCTTTCCGGTGATCTCACCGAGGGCGAGGATGTCGGCGGTCGCCTCGACCATGATCACGAGCATGCAGATGACCAGGGAGATGATCGCGCTCGTCTCGAACTGCGGCGTCCCGAAGTGGAAGGGCATCGGCACCTGAAAGGTCTTCGCGTCGCCGATGGTGGAGAAGTCCGCCATGCCCATGGGGATGGCGACGAGCGTGCCGAGCGTCAGGCCGAGGATGATCGCGATGCGGCCGAAGAAGCCGGGCAGGAAGCGGTAGATCAGCACGACGATCAACAGCGTGATGAATGCGAGTGCGTAGTTCTTCGGCTGGCCGAAGCTCTCGCTGCCGACACCGCCGGCAGCCCAACCGACACCCACCGGGATGAGCGACAGACCGATCATCGTGATCACGGTCCCGGTGACCACTTCGGGGAAGAAGCGCAGCAGTTGGGTGAAGACCGGGGCGAGCACCAGGCCGACGAGGCCGGAGATGATCAGCGCGCCGTAGATGATCTGCAGACCCTCGTGCCCCTGGTTCTTGCCGGCGATCGCAAGCATGCTCGAGACCGCGACGAACGAGGTGCCCTGGACGATCGGCTGACGTGCACCGAACTTCCAGAAGCCGATCGTCTGCACCAACGTCGCGACACCGGCCATGAACAGCGCGGCGGACACGAGGTAGAACTGGTCGCCCGGCGGAAGCTTCAGCGCTCCGCCGATGATGATCGGCACGGCGACGACGCCGGCGTACATCGACAGGACGTGTTGCAGACCGAACAACAGCGACGGCCCCGGGGCCATCGGCGTGTCGACGGGATGACGCCCGTCCGTCGCCACGGCTTCACTCATGCGCGTACTTCCCTTCACCCGGCGTGACCGCCGCTGCCCGGTTCCGTATGACGGAACTCACATTTCGTATGTTGAACAATGGAGGGTGCCCGGGTGAACGTCAAGAGGCTTCCACGATGCGGGTCGGGATATACCCGCGAGATGTGCCGATGATCCTCACGCGGACGCTTGACGCGCCAGGTCGTGCGCGACCTCGACGGCCGCCGTACGCATCAGCCGGACGGCGCGCTCGCGCACCTCGTCGCTCATCCGGGCCGACGGCGCCGACATCGACAGCGCCAGCTGCACCTCGTCCGAGGGCACCGGGACGGCGACGCACTGAACGCCGATCTCCATCTCCTCGATCTCGAACGCCCGGCCGGTACGACGGATCTCGGCGAGTTCGGCGATGAGCGTGTCGGGGTCCGTCATGGTGTTCGGGGTGTGCGCGGGCATTCCGGTGCGCGACAACAGTTCTCGCACGTCGTCGTCCGGCATTCCGGCCAGCAGCGCCTTGCCTCCTGCCCTACAGTGCGGGTGGACGTGCTTGCCGAGCTCGGTGAACATCCGCATGGCGCGCGGCGAGGGCACCTGGCCGACATACACCAGCATGTCTCCGTCGAGGGTCGCCAGGCTGACGGTCTCACCGAGAGCCTCGACGATGCTGCGCAGATGGGGTGCGCACCCGGCGCCGAACACCTCCAGCGCGGAGTTGCCGAGCGGGATCAATCGAGCGCCGAGGGCGTAACGCCGGTTCGGTAGCTGCCGCAGGTAGGAGCGGCCGACGAGGGTTCGCACGAGGCGGTGAATCGTCGGCATCGGCAGTCCGGACGCCTCGGCGAGTTCGACCAGCGCCATCGAACCACCCGCCGCCCCGACCAGCTCGACGATCTCCAGAGCGCGCTCGACCGATTGCACGCCACCCGTCTTCGACTTCGGAGTCACCTTCGTGGACATCGATGCCACCTTCTCGTGAGATATAGAGGTCAGCCATGGATATTCCGCAAAATGGAACATATCCTCCACGAAGCAGAATCTGCCACCCATCGCGGCAAGGAGTTGTTCGTGGAAGTGCCTGAGTTCGTTCCAGATTTGACCGCAGCCCTCGATCGACGCCTCCAGCGGGTCGACGAAGACCTTGCCACGAACTACCCCGGGGACGCAACGACCAGGCAGCCGATCCATACCGTCTACGTGCCCGGCGACGTGTTCACCGCAGACACGATTGCGCAATGGGGCGGGCAGGCGATCGACCTGCTCGACCGCTTCGCGCCCGACGCAGCGGCCCTGGCTGCCACCGTGGGTGTGTCCGGGGACGAGGTGGCCCCGGTCTACGACCGGATCCGAGAGAAGCTGCGCAGCAACCCGATCGAGGACTTCCGGGTCGACTTCGAGGACGGCTACGGCCGCCGATCCGACGACGTCGAGGACGAACACCTGGGCGCCGCGATCGCCGCCCTGCGCACCAGCCTCGGCCGACCCGATCGTCCGCTGCTGTGGGGCATCCGGTTCAAGTGCTTCGAAGCCCCGACCCGCGCCCGAGGGGTGCGAACGCTGGCTGCCTTCATCGCTGCGATGGCCGACCGCGCGTCCGACGGACTGACGCTGACTCTGCCCAAGGTCACCTCGGTTGAGCAGGTCGAGGCGATGGTGGAAGCCTGTGACCGCATCGAGGACGAAGTGGACCTGCCCCGCGGCACGATCACCTTCGAGATCCAGGTCGAGACCGCACAGGCCATCATGGCCGGCTCGGGAGCCGCGCCCCTCGCACCCATGATCCGCGCCGGCGAAGGGCGCGTCACCTCATTGCACTACGGCACCTTCGACTACAGCGCGGGTCTCGGCATCGCCGCCGCGTACCAGTCGGCCGACCACCCTGCCGCCGACCATGCGAAGAACGTGATGCAGGTCAGCACCGCGCAGACCGGCGTCCGGATGTCCGACGGATCGACGAATGTCGTGGCCTTCGGCGACGCCGACCAGGCGCACGCCACCTGGAAATTGCACTACGACCTGGTGGAGCGTTCGCTCGTCCGCGGCATCTATCAGGGCTGGGACATGCACCCCGGCCACCTGCCGACGCGTTACCTGGCCAACTACCTGTTCTTCCGCCGGGCGATGCCGGACGCGTGCAAACGCCTGTCGGCGTACATGGCCAAGACCGCCGGTGACGTGATGGACGAGCCCGCGACCGCCCGGATGCTCGCCATGGCGCTGCTGCGCGGCGTGCACTGCGGTGCGATCGACGAGCACGAGGTGCGCGAGGCCAGCGGCCTCACCCTCGACCAGCTGCTCGAACTCACCCGCTGAACTGTCGACGAAGGAATCCTGATGAGCAACAACGAATTCGACCTTGTCATTCGTGCTCGGCGCGCGCTCGTCGACGGCGAGCTGCAGGCGGTGGCCGTCGGCGTGCGCGAAGGAGTCGTCGCCGAGATCGCCGGGCTCGAGGAACTCTCGGCCATCGACGAGATCACGCTGCCGGACGAGCAGGTGCTGCTGCCGGGCATGATCGACACCCACGTCCACATCAACGACCCCGGCCGCTCGGACTGGGAAGGCTTCGAGACCGCCACCCGGGCAGCACTGAAGGGTGGCTACACGACGCTGGTCGACATGCCGCTCAACAGCCTCCCCTCGACCGTGTCCGTCGAGGCCTTGGAGACGAAGAAGGAAGCCGCACAAGCGAACTGCTTCGTCGACATGGGCTTCTGGGGCGGTGCGATACCGGGCAACAAGGCCGACCTGGAGCCGCTGCACCGCGCCGGCGTGTTCGGGTTCAAGTGCTTCCTGGCCGACTCCGGTGTGCCGGAGTTCCCACCGTTGGACGCCGACCAGCTGAACGAGTACCTCGACGAGATCGCGCGCCTGGGCTCACTGATGATCATCCATGCCGAGGACCCGACGACGCTCGAATCCGCGCCGGTCGTGCCCGGCCGCGCCTACTCCGACTTCCTCGCCTCGCGACCGGACGCGTCCGAGGTGGAAGCGATCCGCGTCGTCATCGACGCTGTCCGCCGCTCCGGTGCGCGGGCACACATCCTGCACCTCAGTTCGGCCGAGGCGCTGCCGCTCATTCGCGAGGCCAAGCAGGAAGGTCTGCCGCTCACGGTCGAGACCTGCCCGCACTACCTGTCCTTCGACGCCGACACGATCCGTGAGGGTTCGACGGCGCACAAGTGCTGCCCGCCGATCCGCAGTCTGGACAACCAGGACCGCCTCTGGGACGCACTGCGCGACGGCACGATCGACTGCATCGTCTCCGACCACTCCCCGTCCACCGCAGAGTTGAAGCAGATGGAGATCGGCGACTTCGCGACCGCCTGGGGCGGGGTCTCCTCCATCCAGGTCGCGTTCACCGCGGTCTGGACGGCGGCGCGGGCGCGCGGCTTCGAGCTCACCGACGTCGTCCGGTGGATGTGCGAGAGGCCGGCCGAGATCGTCCGGATGCAGGGCAAGGGGGCGATCGCCCTCGGCCACAGCGCCGACCTGATCGCGTACGCGCCCGACGAACGATGGACCGTCGACGTCAACGAGCTCGAACACCGGAACAAGATCTCGGCCTACGACGGACTCGAGCTCAGCGGACGCACCCACACCACCTGGCTGCGTGGCGTGGCGGCGACGACCGATTCGGCGGACGGGCAGTTCCTGCGGCTCGGCGAGGGCTGACCCCTCACGGTGTGCCATCGGGACGTTCGCCAGACTGTCCCGATGGCACTGGACGAGGGAGGGGCGACCGTGCGTGAGGACCGGGGGGTGCGGCGCGCCTTCGTGCTGGCCACCATCGCTGCGATCGCCTACTCGGGTTGGATACTCGCCCCGTTCCTGAACCCGGGCCACGACGAAATCCGTTCCTACGTCAGCGAACTCGCGGCGGCGAACGAACCCTTCGCATTGTTCTACCAAGCTCTGGACGCGACCGCGGGCACCGCTCTGGTCATCGCCTCCGTCCTCATTCTGCGCAGCAGCCGGTTCGACCGGCGGTTGTCGATGCCTTTCGTCCTGCTCGGCATCTTCGGGTTCGTCACGATCATCGACGCGCTCCTGCCGCTCAGTTGTACCCCGACCTCGGACACGGTCTGCGCGATCGAGGAATCCCTCGGATTGGTGCCGATCGCGCACAAGATCCACACCGTCAGCAGTTCGGTCGCGGGCGTCGTCGCCGCCGGCTCGGTGCTGTGGACGATCGTGGTGCGTGCGCGCAACGCCGATCTGACCCCGCTCGGCAGCGCGTCGACCGCACTCGGCCTGATCCATCTGGTCACACTCGGTTGGACGACACTCGAGGCCCTGGGCGTGTTCCACCTCGCGCTCGGCATCGCACAGCGCATCTCGCTCACGGCGCTGGTGCTGTGGTGGCTGATCCTGTTCACCGATCGCGTGCCCGGCGTGTCCGGAACGTCTCGGCGTACGGTCCCGGCGCACTGACGCTGCCTGTGCGGCGTAGCGTGCGTCCGTGCTCGACTCGTACGTCACCGGCGTGCTGACCGGTCTCGGCCTCATCGTCGCCATCGGCGCGCAGAACGCGTACGTGCTCCGTCAAGGCATCCACCGACAGCACGTCGCGATCGTCGTGGCGATCTGCGCACTCAGCGACGCGCTGCTGATCATTCTCGGAGTCGCCGGTGTCGGTGCGCTGATCGCGGATCACCCGACTGCGCTCAACATCATGAAGTGGCTCGGCGCGGCCTACCTGGTGTGGTTCGCGATCACGTCCTTCCGTTCTGCGCTGAAGCCACAGGCGTTGGAACTGTCCGGTCCGGTGAAGCGCTCCGGTGTCATCGCAACCACGTTGGCGCTGACCTACCTGAATCCGCACGTGTACCTCGACACCGTGCTGATGCTCGGGAACATCGCCAATCAGCATGGTGCTGACGGACGTTGGTGGTTCGCAGCCGGTGCCGTCACCGGTTCGATCGTGTGGTTCAGCGCGCTGGGGTTCGGTGCGCGAGCGGTCGCGCCGGGGATGTCGAAGCCGTCGGTGTGGCGAGTGCTCGACGTGATCATCGGCTGCATGATGCTGCTGATCGCGGTGCTGCTCGTGCGTTCCTGAGTACTCCACAGTCCCCCGCGTGGATCCGCCCGACCCGGTTCGCCATGCCAAGGTGTAGGCCATGTTGACCGCGTTCGCCTTCGCCGGCCTCGGGCTGGTGCTCGGCGTCGGGTACCGCAAACAACTCCTCGCCGGACGCTGGCGCCGCGACGACGACCCGAGAGCGCTGCCTTCGTTCGGGTGGGTCCTCCTCGTGACACCGGTGGTCATGGGTTGGATCGGTCACCACGTGTCGATGCTGTCGTGGTGGGCGGTGCCCGCGTACGTCGTGCTTGCCGCACTCGGGGTGCTGCTGGCGGCGATCGACTCCGACGTCCACCGGTTGCCGGACAAGCTCACCCTGTGGCCGCTGCCCGTTCTCTCCGGTCTGCTCGTCATCGCCTCCGCCGGGCTCGATGACTGGTCGCGAGTGCTGCGTGCCGGAGCGTGCGGAGTGGCCGTGGCACTCGGGTTCCTGGTGCTCGCGCTCGCCGCACCGTCCGGGCTGGGACTCGGCGACGTGAAACTCGCCCTTCTGCTGAGCTTCACCCTCGGATGGCTCGGCGTCACCGCCGTGGCCACGTGGCTGTTCTTCGGTTTCCTCGCCGGCGGGCTCTGGGCGCTCGCATTGCTCGTCACTCGTCGAGCAACGCGCAAGACCTACATCGCCTTCGGGCCGCCATTGCTGCTCGGCGCCCTGCCCGCCATCCTCGGCGTGGTCACCTTGTGAGAGCCGAGATTCGGATTCGGAGCCGGAGACAGGAGTCGAACCCGCGACATCCTCATTACAAGTGAGGCGCTCTACCAACTGAGCTACACCGGCACGTCTGCATGCGGCAGACCAGAGACGATCGTACCCGTTGTCGGACCCTCGTTTTCCGCGTCCCACCCGCGTAGCGCCGACACATGTGGAGGCCCACTGGCGCAAGCCCTGAACGTCACACCAACGACAGCCGCACC
This is a stretch of genomic DNA from Yimella lutea. It encodes these proteins:
- a CDS encoding diacylglycerol/lipid kinase family protein encodes the protein MTELSGRATVLVNPAAGAGTAAASAETVVVTLRDLGFEPTLVRTTSAQHATEVAAQTAADDIVLPLGGDGMISFVAQGCVQSGALLTPLPAGRGNDFVRGLGLPRDTLAVTRSLASATEHRIDVGIAGERVFVGTATAGFDALTNERANRLRRIRGPVVYTAAGVRTALTVKPFRFAVRTDGPDGAREESFEGWNVHIGNSGRHGGGLAATPGGDLTDGLLDVLVSRGRRFDQLAASALLERGGQHVRLPYVDRWRATRIELTATDAAGRPLVLFADGDPHTRTPVTVEVRAGALRLFH
- a CDS encoding nucleobase:cation symporter-2 family protein — encoded protein: MSEAVATDGRHPVDTPMAPGPSLLFGLQHVLSMYAGVVAVPIIIGGALKLPPGDQFYLVSAALFMAGVATLVQTIGFWKFGARQPIVQGTSFVAVSSMLAIAGKNQGHEGLQIIYGALIISGLVGLVLAPVFTQLLRFFPEVVTGTVITMIGLSLIPVGVGWAAGGVGSESFGQPKNYALAFITLLIVVLIYRFLPGFFGRIAIILGLTLGTLVAIPMGMADFSTIGDAKTFQVPMPFHFGTPQFETSAIISLVICMLVIMVEATADILALGEITGKPADRETVANGLRADTGSTALAAVFNGFSLSAFAQNVGLVAITGIRSRYVVAYGGGILILLGLLPKLGAAIAAVPMPVLGGAGLVLFGTVAASGIRTLKEVDFSGNANIVIVATSLAFGMLPIVQRGAYEHFPSWFRTIFDSGITSAAICAILMNILFNIIGRKEQEEGPVFSYGPGIGTITDEDEARLYRSHGHNEKPLTKDNGINSGH
- a CDS encoding IclR family transcriptional regulator; the encoded protein is MSTKVTPKSKTGGVQSVERALEIVELVGAAGGSMALVELAEASGLPMPTIHRLVRTLVGRSYLRQLPNRRYALGARLIPLGNSALEVFGAGCAPHLRSIVEALGETVSLATLDGDMLVYVGQVPSPRAMRMFTELGKHVHPHCRAGGKALLAGMPDDDVRELLSRTGMPAHTPNTMTDPDTLIAELAEIRRTGRAFEIEEMEIGVQCVAVPVPSDEVQLALSMSAPSARMSDEVRERAVRLMRTAAVEVAHDLARQASA
- a CDS encoding DUF6986 family protein yields the protein MEHILHEAESATHRGKELFVEVPEFVPDLTAALDRRLQRVDEDLATNYPGDATTRQPIHTVYVPGDVFTADTIAQWGGQAIDLLDRFAPDAAALAATVGVSGDEVAPVYDRIREKLRSNPIEDFRVDFEDGYGRRSDDVEDEHLGAAIAALRTSLGRPDRPLLWGIRFKCFEAPTRARGVRTLAAFIAAMADRASDGLTLTLPKVTSVEQVEAMVEACDRIEDEVDLPRGTITFEIQVETAQAIMAGSGAAPLAPMIRAGEGRVTSLHYGTFDYSAGLGIAAAYQSADHPAADHAKNVMQVSTAQTGVRMSDGSTNVVAFGDADQAHATWKLHYDLVERSLVRGIYQGWDMHPGHLPTRYLANYLFFRRAMPDACKRLSAYMAKTAGDVMDEPATARMLAMALLRGVHCGAIDEHEVREASGLTLDQLLELTR
- the allB gene encoding allantoinase AllB, yielding MSNNEFDLVIRARRALVDGELQAVAVGVREGVVAEIAGLEELSAIDEITLPDEQVLLPGMIDTHVHINDPGRSDWEGFETATRAALKGGYTTLVDMPLNSLPSTVSVEALETKKEAAQANCFVDMGFWGGAIPGNKADLEPLHRAGVFGFKCFLADSGVPEFPPLDADQLNEYLDEIARLGSLMIIHAEDPTTLESAPVVPGRAYSDFLASRPDASEVEAIRVVIDAVRRSGARAHILHLSSAEALPLIREAKQEGLPLTVETCPHYLSFDADTIREGSTAHKCCPPIRSLDNQDRLWDALRDGTIDCIVSDHSPSTAELKQMEIGDFATAWGGVSSIQVAFTAVWTAARARGFELTDVVRWMCERPAEIVRMQGKGAIALGHSADLIAYAPDERWTVDVNELEHRNKISAYDGLELSGRTHTTWLRGVAATTDSADGQFLRLGEG
- a CDS encoding DUF998 domain-containing protein; its protein translation is MALDEGGATVREDRGVRRAFVLATIAAIAYSGWILAPFLNPGHDEIRSYVSELAAANEPFALFYQALDATAGTALVIASVLILRSSRFDRRLSMPFVLLGIFGFVTIIDALLPLSCTPTSDTVCAIEESLGLVPIAHKIHTVSSSVAGVVAAGSVLWTIVVRARNADLTPLGSASTALGLIHLVTLGWTTLEALGVFHLALGIAQRISLTALVLWWLILFTDRVPGVSGTSRRTVPAH
- a CDS encoding LysE/ArgO family amino acid transporter, which encodes MLDSYVTGVLTGLGLIVAIGAQNAYVLRQGIHRQHVAIVVAICALSDALLIILGVAGVGALIADHPTALNIMKWLGAAYLVWFAITSFRSALKPQALELSGPVKRSGVIATTLALTYLNPHVYLDTVLMLGNIANQHGADGRWWFAAGAVTGSIVWFSALGFGARAVAPGMSKPSVWRVLDVIIGCMMLLIAVLLVRS
- a CDS encoding prepilin peptidase, giving the protein MLTAFAFAGLGLVLGVGYRKQLLAGRWRRDDDPRALPSFGWVLLVTPVVMGWIGHHVSMLSWWAVPAYVVLAALGVLLAAIDSDVHRLPDKLTLWPLPVLSGLLVIASAGLDDWSRVLRAGACGVAVALGFLVLALAAPSGLGLGDVKLALLLSFTLGWLGVTAVATWLFFGFLAGGLWALALLVTRRATRKTYIAFGPPLLLGALPAILGVVTL